In Candidatus Protochlamydia phocaeensis, a single genomic region encodes these proteins:
- a CDS encoding dihydroneopterin aldolase has protein sequence MIERPLVTVGGLIIAPDGDVLLVRSKKWQDLYSLPGGKVEWGETRLEAFQREVREETGLEITNIRFALVQDCVFSNEFWQKRHFVMNDFIADLGPGCPKDRVCLNDEAYHHIWINPKEAFHLPLHKECRHLLEWYIVHLKQKGNERAIVGFEHHHIRCIIGILPHERVQEQDLYIDAKVETNFAACRLTDRVGDTLDYVRLTEICTEIAQNKKYGLLETLISDILDQFMQNDRIKWAWVRIKKPAALPSANYAFVELERRRQE, from the coding sequence ATGATTGAACGTCCGCTTGTTACCGTTGGAGGGTTAATTATTGCCCCAGATGGGGATGTTTTGCTTGTGCGCTCTAAAAAATGGCAGGACTTATATTCCTTGCCGGGCGGAAAAGTCGAATGGGGAGAGACGCGCTTGGAAGCCTTTCAAAGAGAGGTTAGGGAAGAAACAGGACTGGAAATAACGAATATTCGCTTCGCTCTTGTCCAGGATTGCGTTTTTTCGAACGAGTTTTGGCAGAAGCGTCATTTTGTCATGAATGATTTTATTGCCGATTTAGGTCCTGGCTGTCCAAAAGACCGTGTCTGCCTAAATGATGAAGCCTATCACCATATATGGATTAATCCCAAGGAAGCTTTTCATTTGCCTCTCCATAAAGAATGCCGTCATTTGTTGGAATGGTATATCGTCCATCTAAAACAGAAGGGGAATGAAAGAGCAATTGTTGGTTTCGAACACCATCATATCCGTTGCATCATCGGTATTCTCCCGCATGAAAGGGTGCAAGAGCAAGATTTGTATATCGATGCGAAAGTAGAGACGAATTTTGCCGCCTGCAGATTGACGGACAGAGTTGGAGACACATTAGATTATGTCCGCCTAACAGAAATTTGCACGGAAATCGCACAAAATAAAAAGTATGGCTTATTAGAAACCCTGATCTCTGATATTCTAGATCAATTTATGCAAAACGATCGCATTAAATGGGCTTGGGTGCGCATTAAAAAACCGGCAGCGCTGCCTTCGGCGAATTATGCTTTTGTTGAATTAGAAAGGCGCAGACAGGAGTAA
- a CDS encoding SDR family oxidoreductase, whose protein sequence is MAWVLITGGAKRLGAELCYGLAEKGYSIAVHYNTSQLEALAVAEKCRLLGVQAGTIQGDFSTVESTIEFAERYVRLYPHTQALVNNVGNYLIKSALETEAEEWTGLFQSNLHAPFILSKALAPSLVRHCGQIINIGMSGIDKQGAHVYSAAYMITKGALLMLTRSLALELAPHGVRVNMVSPGYLDIAVDLPEDCSKLPMRRAGQCREISRVVSFLLDPASQYITGQNIEVAGGVGLS, encoded by the coding sequence ATGGCGTGGGTATTAATAACAGGAGGCGCTAAACGGCTTGGCGCTGAATTATGCTATGGCTTAGCGGAAAAGGGATATTCTATAGCCGTTCATTATAATACCAGCCAATTAGAAGCATTAGCCGTAGCTGAAAAATGCCGATTGCTTGGTGTTCAAGCAGGGACCATTCAGGGAGACTTTTCAACGGTTGAGTCGACAATTGAATTTGCCGAACGCTATGTAAGGCTTTATCCGCATACACAGGCGCTCGTCAACAATGTAGGGAATTATTTAATTAAATCCGCCTTAGAAACAGAAGCCGAAGAATGGACAGGCCTTTTTCAGTCCAATCTACACGCGCCCTTTATATTGTCCAAGGCGTTGGCTCCGTCGCTTGTCCGCCATTGCGGACAAATCATCAATATCGGCATGTCGGGCATTGATAAACAGGGAGCGCACGTCTACTCGGCTGCTTACATGATTACAAAAGGAGCTTTGCTCATGCTGACCCGCTCGCTTGCTCTCGAGCTGGCTCCGCATGGAGTCCGAGTAAACATGGTCTCTCCGGGATATTTGGACATTGCGGTCGATTTGCCGGAAGATTGCAGCAAGCTGCCGATGCGCCGGGCGGGTCAATGCCGGGAGATTTCTCGGGTAGTGTCTTTTTTGCTAGACCCTGCCAGCCAATATATAACAGGCCAAAATATTGAAGTAGCGGGAGGAGTCGGACTATCATGA